From the genome of Streptacidiphilus rugosus AM-16, one region includes:
- a CDS encoding malate dehydrogenase, whose amino-acid sequence MTRTPVNVTVTGAAGQIGYALLFRIASGHLLGADVPVKLRLLEIPQGVKAAEGTAMELDDCAFPLLAGIDIFDDPNAAFAGANVGLLVGARPRTAGMERGDLLSANGGIFGPQGKAINDNAADDIRVLVVGNPANTNALIAQNHAPDVPADRFTAMTRLDHNRAVAQLAKKLGVTVSDVKRLTIWGNHSATQYPDIFHAEVAGKNAAEAVSDEKWLAEDFIPTVAKRGAAIIDARGASSAASAANAAIDHVFTWTNGTAEGDWTSAGVVSDGSYGVPEGLMSSFPVTAKNGKFEIVQGLDINDFSRARIDASVQELIEERDAVKELGLI is encoded by the coding sequence ATGACCCGCACCCCCGTCAATGTCACCGTGACCGGCGCCGCCGGCCAGATCGGCTACGCGCTGCTGTTCCGCATCGCCTCCGGCCACCTGCTGGGCGCGGACGTGCCGGTGAAGCTGCGCCTGCTGGAGATCCCGCAGGGCGTCAAGGCCGCCGAGGGCACCGCGATGGAGCTCGACGACTGCGCGTTCCCGCTGCTCGCCGGCATCGACATCTTCGACGACCCGAACGCCGCCTTCGCCGGCGCCAACGTCGGCCTGCTGGTCGGCGCGCGTCCGCGCACCGCGGGCATGGAGCGCGGCGACCTGCTCTCCGCCAACGGCGGCATCTTCGGCCCGCAGGGCAAGGCCATCAACGACAACGCCGCGGACGACATCCGCGTCCTGGTCGTCGGCAACCCGGCCAACACCAACGCGCTGATCGCCCAGAACCACGCGCCCGACGTCCCGGCCGACCGCTTCACCGCGATGACCCGCCTGGACCACAACCGCGCCGTGGCGCAGCTGGCCAAGAAGCTCGGCGTCACGGTCTCCGACGTCAAGCGCCTGACCATCTGGGGCAACCACTCCGCCACCCAGTACCCGGACATCTTCCACGCCGAGGTCGCCGGCAAGAACGCCGCCGAGGCGGTCTCCGACGAGAAGTGGCTGGCCGAGGACTTCATCCCGACCGTCGCCAAGCGCGGCGCAGCCATCATCGACGCCCGTGGCGCCTCCTCCGCCGCCTCGGCCGCCAACGCCGCCATCGACCACGTCTTCACCTGGACCAACGGCACCGCCGAGGGCGACTGGACCTCCGCGGGCGTCGTCTCCGACGGCTCCTACGGCGTTCCCGAGGGCCTCATGTCCTCCTTCCCGGTCACCGCGAAGAACGGCAAGTTCGAGATCGTCCAGGGCCTGGACATCAACGACTTCTCCCGCGCCCGCATCGACGCCTCCGTGCAGGAGCTCATCGAGGAGCGCGACGCGGTCAAGGAGCTCGGTCTCATCTGA
- a CDS encoding DUF3017 domain-containing protein, protein MKTTGTFRPEGGSAAAGRDMPVPVRQWPIVLVLAFVGVGLLVTALGAWRAGIVTIGVGMLVGAVLRIVLPEVGMLAVRSRFTDIVVMGVLGAVIVVLALAALPDPVIHLPLVGRLGDLVHSDTGGG, encoded by the coding sequence GTGAAGACCACGGGAACGTTCCGTCCCGAGGGCGGTTCGGCGGCCGCCGGGCGCGACATGCCGGTGCCGGTGCGGCAGTGGCCGATCGTGCTGGTGCTGGCCTTCGTCGGCGTGGGCCTGCTGGTCACCGCGCTGGGCGCGTGGCGGGCCGGGATCGTCACGATCGGCGTCGGCATGCTCGTCGGCGCGGTGCTGCGGATCGTGCTGCCCGAGGTCGGGATGCTGGCGGTGCGCAGCCGTTTCACCGACATCGTGGTGATGGGCGTGCTGGGGGCGGTCATCGTCGTGCTCGCGCTCGCCGCACTGCCCGATCCGGTGATTCACCTGCCGCTCGTGGGTCGCCTCGGCGACCTCGTGCACAGCGACACCGGCGGCGGCTGA
- a CDS encoding bifunctional methylenetetrahydrofolate dehydrogenase/methenyltetrahydrofolate cyclohydrolase, giving the protein MTAQILDGKATAAAIKSELVTRVEQLKARGINPGLGTVLVGDDPGSHSYVRGKHRDCAQVGIASLQRELPADATQEQVEDVVRELNANPDCTGYIVQLPLPKHLDEKRVLELIDPAKDADGLHPMSLGRLVLNVEAPLPCTPYGIVELLRRHKVELNGANVCVVGRGITVGRSIGLLLTRKSENATVTLCHTGTRNLSEHLRAADIIVAAAGVPHLIKPEDVRPGATVLDVGVSRVDGVYTGDVDPKVAEVAGWISPNPGGVGPMTRAMLLSNVVEAAERSAAV; this is encoded by the coding sequence ATGACCGCCCAGATTCTCGATGGCAAGGCCACCGCCGCAGCGATCAAGTCCGAGCTCGTCACCAGGGTCGAGCAGCTGAAGGCGCGGGGGATCAACCCCGGCCTCGGCACCGTCCTGGTCGGCGACGACCCCGGCAGCCACTCCTACGTGCGCGGCAAGCACCGCGACTGCGCGCAGGTCGGCATCGCCAGCCTCCAGCGCGAGCTCCCCGCCGACGCCACGCAGGAGCAGGTCGAGGACGTCGTCCGCGAGCTGAACGCGAACCCCGACTGCACCGGCTACATCGTCCAGCTGCCGCTGCCGAAGCACCTGGACGAGAAGCGCGTCCTGGAGCTGATCGACCCGGCCAAGGACGCCGACGGCCTGCACCCGATGAGCCTGGGCCGGCTGGTCCTGAACGTCGAGGCCCCGCTGCCGTGCACCCCCTACGGCATCGTCGAGCTGCTGCGCCGCCACAAGGTGGAGCTCAACGGCGCGAACGTCTGCGTCGTCGGCCGCGGCATCACCGTCGGCCGCTCGATCGGCCTGCTGCTCACCCGCAAGAGCGAGAACGCGACGGTCACGCTCTGCCACACCGGCACCCGCAACCTCTCCGAGCACCTGCGCGCCGCCGACATCATCGTCGCGGCGGCCGGCGTGCCGCACCTGATCAAGCCGGAGGACGTCCGTCCCGGCGCGACCGTGCTGGACGTGGGCGTCAGCCGTGTGGACGGCGTCTACACCGGCGACGTGGACCCGAAGGTCGCCGAGGTGGCCGGCTGGATCTCCCCGAACCCCGGCGGCGTGGGCCCGATGACCCGGGCGATGCTGTTGTCGAACGTCGTTGAGGCGGCGGAGCGCAGTGCCGCCGTCTGA
- a CDS encoding DUF2752 domain-containing protein produces the protein MSTTSAHQSAPGPQVRPGARAAWEYRWTRIAGGRYGGPLRVLLRGSGAGVLAVAAAEVHATHDPGVLCPLRRFTGIPCPGCGSTTVFMELGAGHLGAAVAANPVTVLVGLGLLFAPLGGGKWWWRLPTRQKNVVIFTAAAVSWAWQLHRYGFLPT, from the coding sequence GTGAGCACTACCAGCGCGCATCAGTCCGCGCCGGGTCCACAGGTACGGCCGGGGGCACGCGCCGCGTGGGAGTACCGCTGGACGAGGATCGCGGGGGGACGCTACGGCGGACCGCTGCGGGTGCTGCTGCGCGGCAGCGGCGCCGGCGTCCTCGCCGTGGCGGCTGCGGAGGTCCACGCGACGCACGATCCGGGCGTGCTCTGTCCGCTGCGACGCTTCACCGGGATTCCCTGTCCCGGCTGCGGCAGCACCACGGTGTTCATGGAGTTGGGCGCCGGTCATCTGGGCGCGGCGGTCGCCGCCAACCCGGTGACGGTGCTGGTCGGCCTCGGCCTGCTCTTCGCGCCGCTCGGCGGCGGGAAGTGGTGGTGGCGGCTGCCGACGCGTCAGAAGAACGTGGTGATCTTCACTGCGGCGGCCGTCTCCTGGGCCTGGCAGTTGCACCGATACGGCTTCCTGCCGACCTGA
- a CDS encoding RDD family protein yields MSYPPDPNNPYGQPQQPNPYGQQPQQPQPGYGYPQQPQQPQPGYGYPQQPAADPYAQQQQQQQAYGYPQQAQPGYGYPVGDPYAGYVQNAYAGWGSRVVARIIDTIVIGLIPWILLFALDGPSTTINADGSVSSNTAGYELGAFFVNILVLVGIGVMKGTMGQSLGQKAVNIRTVREADGQRLAVGPAIVREVAHVLDSICCIGYLWPLWDAKKQTFADKIMTTVVTKSS; encoded by the coding sequence ATGAGCTACCCGCCCGACCCGAACAACCCCTACGGCCAGCCGCAGCAGCCCAACCCTTACGGGCAGCAGCCGCAGCAGCCCCAGCCGGGTTATGGCTACCCGCAGCAGCCCCAGCAGCCCCAGCCGGGCTACGGCTACCCGCAGCAGCCGGCGGCGGACCCGTACGCGCAGCAGCAGCAGCAGCAGCAGGCCTACGGCTACCCGCAGCAGGCCCAGCCGGGCTACGGCTACCCGGTGGGGGACCCGTACGCGGGCTACGTGCAGAACGCGTACGCCGGTTGGGGATCCCGCGTGGTGGCGCGCATCATCGACACCATCGTCATCGGGCTCATCCCGTGGATCCTCCTGTTCGCGCTCGACGGTCCGTCGACGACGATCAACGCGGACGGCTCCGTCAGCAGCAACACCGCCGGCTACGAGCTGGGCGCCTTCTTCGTGAACATCCTGGTGCTGGTCGGCATCGGCGTCATGAAGGGCACCATGGGCCAGTCCCTGGGCCAGAAGGCCGTCAACATCCGTACCGTGCGAGAGGCGGACGGCCAGCGTCTGGCGGTGGGCCCGGCGATCGTGCGTGAGGTCGCCCACGTCCTCGACAGCATCTGCTGCATCGGCTACCTGTGGCCGCTGTGGGACGCGAAGAAGCAGACCTTCGCGGACAAGATCATGACCACCGTGGTCACCAAGTCCAGCTGA